The Desulfitobacterium chlororespirans DSM 11544 genome contains a region encoding:
- a CDS encoding hemolysin family protein, whose translation MDSLWISIMIVLILIMANGLFAMTEIAIVTSKRNRLANLKDKGNSRAAYALMLAENPNQLLSTIQIGITLIGVITGAFGGATIAGQLAKYIETIPVLAPISYQFSFILVVGLSTYLSLIIGELAPKRIGMGNPEKVACRVAKPMYYFAKAGRPLIWFLSKSTEWVLRALRIKPSTDPEVTEEEITSLIEQGVYSGVVEEIEQDMVEQIFYLGDKRLADILTPRTQLAWIDIEDTFVEIISKMNESPHTKFPVGKGSLDNFQGVVHTKDVFAKLVSGVDFAITDCIKDTLIHPESMKVFQALKTFQEAGRHEAIVIDEYGGIEGFVTLHDIMENIVGDMPLRGEQTPPEIIEKDEHSWLADGLVALDTFKRYFDIEEKVMPHTGNSYHTLGGYITDKIGDIPKEKDSVIVGYLRLEVVDMDHVRVDKVMITRVNPEEPEFQI comes from the coding sequence TTGGATAGTTTATGGATCTCTATTATGATCGTATTAATTCTCATCATGGCCAACGGTCTTTTTGCTATGACGGAAATTGCCATTGTGACTTCGAAAAGGAATCGGTTAGCCAATCTTAAGGACAAAGGGAACTCCCGGGCAGCCTATGCCTTAATGCTGGCGGAGAATCCTAATCAGCTTCTTTCCACCATACAGATCGGCATCACTCTCATTGGGGTTATTACCGGGGCCTTTGGCGGAGCGACTATTGCGGGACAACTGGCTAAGTATATAGAGACTATTCCGGTATTAGCACCTATAAGCTACCAGTTCAGCTTTATTCTCGTGGTGGGATTATCCACCTATTTATCTTTGATTATCGGCGAACTTGCCCCCAAGCGAATTGGCATGGGCAACCCGGAAAAAGTTGCCTGCCGGGTGGCCAAACCTATGTATTACTTTGCCAAGGCGGGGCGCCCCCTTATCTGGTTTTTAAGTAAATCTACGGAATGGGTTTTAAGAGCTTTGCGTATTAAACCCAGTACCGATCCGGAAGTAACCGAGGAAGAGATCACGTCGCTTATCGAGCAAGGGGTTTACAGCGGTGTAGTAGAAGAGATTGAGCAGGATATGGTGGAGCAGATTTTTTACTTAGGAGACAAACGTTTGGCTGATATCCTCACTCCGCGTACCCAGTTGGCTTGGATCGATATCGAGGATACCTTTGTGGAGATTATTAGCAAGATGAACGAAAGCCCCCACACGAAATTTCCTGTAGGTAAAGGGAGCCTGGACAATTTCCAAGGGGTGGTTCATACCAAGGATGTTTTTGCTAAGCTGGTATCCGGGGTAGACTTTGCAATTACGGACTGCATTAAGGATACACTGATCCATCCTGAATCCATGAAAGTCTTTCAAGCCCTGAAGACCTTCCAAGAGGCGGGGCGCCATGAAGCTATAGTGATTGATGAATATGGCGGGATTGAAGGTTTCGTAACTCTTCACGATATCATGGAAAATATCGTAGGGGATATGCCCTTAAGAGGAGAACAAACCCCTCCGGAAATCATCGAGAAGGATGAACACTCCTGGTTGGCGGATGGATTGGTAGCTCTCGATACCTTCAAACGGTATTTCGATATTGAAGAAAAAGTCATGCCCCACACAGGAAACAGCTACCACACTCTTGGAGGCTACATCACCGACAAGATCGGAGATATACCTAAAGAAAAGGATAGTGTAATAGTCGGCTATCTGCGGCTTGAGGTCGTGGATATGGACCATGTTCGGGTGGACAAGGTGATGATCACCAGGGTTAATCCAGAGGAACCTGAATTTCAAATCTGA
- a CDS encoding RrF2 family transcriptional regulator: MKYSRATDYALHTILFLARNGSEKKLGVQELAEKQNVSPTYLSKILNKLVKEGMIYSSPGVNGGYSLGPHWEEISFFDIIQAIEGKTSLFDCCLNSNPECSIKKVMLAAEKNMEEELRNKKISELV, from the coding sequence GTGAAATATTCGAGGGCGACGGATTATGCTCTTCATACAATCTTGTTTCTTGCCAGAAACGGCTCGGAAAAGAAATTGGGGGTTCAGGAATTAGCTGAAAAACAAAATGTTTCTCCTACCTACTTGTCAAAGATACTTAACAAGCTGGTTAAGGAAGGGATGATTTATTCTTCACCAGGAGTTAACGGCGGGTATTCCCTAGGTCCCCATTGGGAGGAGATCTCTTTTTTTGATATTATCCAAGCTATAGAAGGAAAAACTTCCTTATTTGACTGTTGCCTGAACTCGAACCCTGAATGCTCCATAAAAAAAGTCATGCTTGCAGCTGAGAAAAATATGGAAGAGGAATTAAGAAATAAAAAAATATCAGAGCTTGTCTAA
- a CDS encoding MFS transporter, whose translation MAMTIKQPIQKQSIQYSKIGVLSLAHMLNDLYSNFLPQMLPFLIILHPDFTATQAAILVSSFTISSSLVQPFIGYYLDRRGKRWFVYVGTLWMAIMLSLTGVVHENYILLVTLATLAGLGTAAFHPQASTMVNILSGDYKAVLLSAFIAFGNFGFALGPLLLVPLFEAHGLQGTLYMVVPGVMVSLLLLFFSPRVNVSPSNPPEFSALMASLKTAARELSTIVGVIAVRSLAYTGMLTMLPLYFKSQNLSNIAASHLVTIMLAAGAVGGIIGGFISDRFGRKPLIVGSLLLATPLFFAFLYTEGTLSTVFLALAGASLLSSFSVTVVAAQEVIPHNKAMAAGLTLGFAGGVGGLAVVLIGRIADLWGLQMAISALFVLPLVAGLLALFMKSRPAARVQRGA comes from the coding sequence ATGGCTATGACAATAAAACAGCCTATTCAAAAACAGTCTATTCAATATTCTAAGATCGGTGTGTTATCTCTGGCCCACATGCTCAATGATCTCTATAGCAACTTTTTGCCTCAGATGCTTCCCTTTCTCATTATTTTACATCCGGACTTTACGGCAACCCAGGCAGCCATCCTTGTATCTTCCTTTACCATCTCTTCTTCCTTGGTGCAACCTTTTATCGGCTATTATCTGGATCGCCGCGGTAAACGCTGGTTTGTTTATGTAGGAACTTTATGGATGGCTATCATGCTCAGCTTGACAGGGGTTGTTCATGAGAATTATATCCTTCTGGTTACCTTGGCCACTCTAGCCGGCCTTGGTACGGCAGCCTTTCATCCTCAGGCCTCCACCATGGTCAACATTCTAAGTGGAGACTATAAAGCGGTTTTACTTTCGGCATTTATCGCCTTTGGTAATTTTGGTTTTGCCCTCGGCCCCCTGCTCTTGGTGCCCTTATTCGAGGCCCATGGTTTGCAGGGAACTCTCTACATGGTGGTTCCCGGTGTGATGGTATCCTTGCTCCTCCTCTTTTTTTCTCCCCGGGTCAATGTATCTCCCTCAAACCCTCCTGAGTTTTCCGCTCTGATGGCATCCCTGAAAACTGCTGCGAGGGAACTGAGTACTATCGTCGGAGTCATCGCTGTACGTTCTTTAGCTTATACGGGAATGCTCACCATGCTTCCCCTGTATTTTAAATCCCAGAACCTATCCAATATTGCAGCCAGCCACCTGGTAACCATTATGCTGGCTGCCGGGGCAGTGGGGGGAATTATCGGCGGTTTTATCTCCGATAGATTCGGACGGAAACCGTTGATCGTGGGGTCCCTTCTTCTGGCTACACCTTTGTTCTTTGCTTTCCTCTACACAGAGGGAACCTTGAGCACTGTCTTTCTCGCTTTAGCCGGGGCTTCTCTGCTCTCAAGCTTTTCTGTGACTGTGGTCGCAGCTCAGGAGGTTATTCCCCATAATAAAGCCATGGCAGCAGGTTTAACTTTGGGCTTCGCCGGAGGAGTCGGGGGCCTTGCAGTGGTTCTGATTGGCCGCATCGCCGATCTCTGGGGGCTTCAGATGGCTATTTCTGCTCTCTTTGTCCTGCCTCTCGTCGCCGGTCTGCTGGCGCTGTTTATGAAAAGCCGTCCTGCGGCACGGGTGCAGCGAGGTGCTTAG
- a CDS encoding prohibitin family protein codes for MDSEKVVNMVPKMKMNKSFITFGLVIVLLVILALDAFVIVNAGQRGIVLQLGAVRPIVLTEGLHFKIPFVQSVVPMEVRVQKSQSEQTAASKDLQIVTTTVAVNFHLDPIQVNKLYQNVGLSYGERIVDPAIGEAVKAITAQYTAEELISKRSEVSAKIKETLASKLATYYMVLDEINITEFKFSQEFNNAIEQKQIAEQQALKANLDLQRIEIEAKQKVEQAKAEAESLRLQKQEVTSELVQLREIEAKIKAIEKWDGKLPNVTGGAVPFIDVNSGQ; via the coding sequence TTGGATTCTGAAAAAGTTGTCAATATGGTACCCAAAATGAAAATGAACAAAAGCTTCATTACCTTTGGGCTTGTGATTGTACTTCTTGTTATCTTGGCACTGGATGCCTTTGTCATCGTGAATGCGGGCCAAAGAGGTATTGTTCTGCAATTAGGGGCTGTCCGTCCCATCGTCTTAACGGAAGGGCTGCATTTCAAAATTCCCTTTGTTCAAAGCGTTGTCCCTATGGAGGTAAGGGTCCAGAAATCTCAATCTGAGCAAACGGCCGCTTCAAAAGACTTACAAATCGTTACGACTACCGTTGCGGTTAACTTTCATCTTGACCCTATTCAAGTGAATAAGCTTTATCAGAATGTCGGATTATCTTATGGAGAACGAATTGTTGATCCGGCTATCGGTGAAGCGGTGAAAGCAATAACGGCTCAATATACGGCTGAAGAGTTGATCTCCAAGCGTTCAGAAGTTAGTGCCAAGATCAAAGAGACTCTTGCTTCAAAATTAGCGACTTATTATATGGTTCTGGACGAAATAAATATCACTGAATTCAAATTTAGTCAGGAGTTCAACAATGCGATTGAACAAAAGCAAATCGCTGAGCAGCAGGCTTTAAAGGCTAATCTTGATCTGCAAAGAATTGAAATCGAGGCCAAGCAAAAAGTAGAGCAAGCAAAAGCTGAAGCGGAATCTCTGCGGCTTCAAAAGCAAGAAGTTACTTCTGAACTTGTACAACTAAGGGAAATTGAAGCTAAGATTAAAGCGATTGAAAAATGGGATGGTAAACTTCCCAATGTTACCGGTGGTGCAGTCCCTTTTATCGATGTCAATAGCGGTCAGTAA
- a CDS encoding [Fe-Fe] hydrogenase large subunit C-terminal domain-containing protein yields the protein MSNLTYEEIFGRLVKASYQGKLQEEIESLESSGDDHTRQYVQYALGKGDPDRVVFQVKSCNKSCSEEDHSCEASCLFNAVVRDMEGNVVIQDRNCTHCGECIETCSLDSLVDKKEFIPLVEILQSKEIPVFAMVAPAIIGQFGGDVTMGQLRAALKHLGFYGMIEVALFADVLSLKEALEFDKHVQTDKDFVLTSCCCPIWVGMVKRVYDTLVPHISPSVSPMVACGRGIKRLHPDAKTVFIGPCIAKKAEAKEPDIRDAVDAVLTFHELKQIFEATDIEPSKMEDIPSEHSSTSGRIYARTGGVSKSISDTLNRIRPDKPVKIKSIQANGVKECKALLNDIMNNEIKANFYEGMGCPGGCVGGPKAIVDVDRGTEFVNKYGAEADALTPADNQHVLELLKQLGIDSVEELLGGESAAIFQRDF from the coding sequence ATGAGCAATCTAACCTATGAAGAAATATTCGGCCGTTTGGTCAAAGCATCTTATCAGGGAAAGCTTCAAGAGGAGATCGAATCTCTGGAATCCTCCGGCGATGATCACACCAGGCAGTATGTCCAGTATGCTCTAGGCAAGGGGGATCCGGATAGAGTCGTCTTTCAGGTTAAGTCCTGCAATAAGAGCTGCTCAGAAGAGGACCATAGTTGCGAAGCCTCCTGCCTCTTCAATGCAGTAGTCCGGGATATGGAAGGGAATGTGGTCATCCAAGACCGGAACTGCACTCACTGCGGAGAATGTATCGAGACCTGCTCTTTAGACAGCTTAGTAGATAAAAAAGAATTCATCCCTCTGGTGGAAATTCTCCAGTCCAAGGAGATCCCCGTCTTTGCCATGGTAGCTCCGGCGATTATCGGACAATTTGGAGGTGATGTGACCATGGGCCAGCTTCGAGCCGCACTGAAACATCTCGGCTTTTATGGAATGATTGAAGTGGCACTTTTTGCCGATGTGCTGAGCTTAAAAGAGGCCCTGGAATTTGACAAGCATGTTCAAACAGATAAGGACTTTGTCCTCACCAGCTGTTGCTGCCCCATCTGGGTGGGGATGGTAAAGAGGGTCTATGATACCCTGGTTCCCCATATCTCCCCCTCGGTATCCCCTATGGTAGCTTGTGGGAGGGGAATTAAACGCCTGCATCCCGACGCCAAAACGGTCTTTATCGGTCCATGTATTGCTAAAAAAGCTGAAGCCAAGGAACCGGATATCCGGGATGCGGTAGATGCAGTGCTGACTTTTCACGAACTCAAGCAGATCTTTGAGGCCACGGATATTGAGCCCTCGAAGATGGAGGATATACCTAGTGAGCACTCTTCTACCAGCGGTAGAATCTATGCCCGCACCGGCGGGGTCTCAAAATCTATCTCCGATACCTTAAACCGTATCCGTCCAGACAAGCCGGTAAAGATAAAATCCATTCAAGCTAATGGCGTTAAAGAGTGCAAGGCCCTCCTCAATGATATTATGAATAACGAAATTAAAGCCAATTTCTACGAAGGCATGGGCTGCCCCGGAGGCTGTGTAGGGGGACCCAAGGCTATAGTAGATGTAGATAGGGGTACTGAGTTCGTAAACAAATATGGTGCAGAAGCAGACGCCCTTACACCCGCAGATAATCAGCATGTATTGGAGCTGCTTAAGCAGTTGGGCATCGATAGCGTGGAAGAGCTTCTGGGAGGAGAGTCTGCAGCAATTTTCCAACGGGACTTTTAA